A section of the Salmo salar chromosome ssa05, Ssal_v3.1, whole genome shotgun sequence genome encodes:
- the LOC106604724 gene encoding ligand of Numb protein X 2 isoform X2, giving the protein MSCIIHPDICPVFRRLREEAERRKRPPWNELKGNRGEGESGADTKRTPTMTRTATRDIQPEPGLINPAFEESEDETSMRSSLVAEANVVEMIREEQELGLRIVGGKDTPLGNIVIQEIIRDSLAARDGRLAPGDHILEVNDVSLASIPHGRAISVLRRPCPLLRLIVMQEKGFNPRLPQRPGLEHHTPPSTSMAAAASPPSHSPHGTTHNQGTVIQVTLVKRDRSAPLGIKLIRKSDETGVFILDLLAGGLAAKDGKLCNNDKVLAINGQDLRHGTPENAAQIIQASEVRVNFVVMRQPEPQEEGGSGGEGQGRVARRAPEPQYFRRPSTYMKDPPGGFSSQEKMVSLKKEPRLSLGITIAGGRDCRSRLPVYITSVQPVGCLHRDGTIKKGDVLLSINGVDLTQLTYNEAVSVLKAQTAQAQVVLRVIQTISEDPGDEGEAAKEAMESVENPREDDADWAHLWTRWLGLPSHMHWCRDIVLLKTNQESWGFSIVGGFEENHGQQPFFIKTIVPGTPAHLDGRLKCGDEIVAVNGATTVGMNNSSLIPMLKLQKNKVTLTVVSWPGSLV; this is encoded by the exons ATGAGCTGTATTATTCACCCAGACAT aTGTCCTGTTTTCAGAAGGCTGAGGGAGGAggcggagaggaggaagagaccccCCTGGAATGAGCTAAAGGGGAACAGGGGGGAGGGGGAGTCAGGTGCCGATACCAAACGTACCCCTACGATGACCCGTACCGCCACCCGGGACATCCAGCCCGAGCCTGGCCTCATCAACCCTGCCTTCGAAGAGAGCGAGGACG AGACCTCCATGCGGTCCAGCCTGGTGGCCGAGGCCAACGTGGTAGAGATGATTCGGGAGGAGCAGGAGTTGGGCCTGCGTATAGTGGGAGGAAAGGACACGCCCCTGGGGAACATAGTCATCCAGGAGATCATCCGTGACTCACTGGCGGCCCGCGACGGCAGGCTGGCCCCAGGGGACCACATTCTGGAG GTGAATGACGTCAGCCTGGCGTCTATCCCACACGGCCGGGCCATCTCCGTGCTGCGGCGGCCCTGCCCTCTGCTCAGACTCATCGTCATGCAGGAGAAGGGCTTCAACCCCCGTCTCCCGCAACGCCCTGGCCTcgagcaccacactcccccttcCACCAGCATGGCCGCCGccgcctcccctccctctcacagTCCCCACGGCACCACCCACAACCAGGGTACGGTGATCCAGGTGACGCTGGTGAAGAGGGATCGCTCGGCGCCGCTGGGCATCAAGCTGATCCGCAAGTCGGACGAGACGGGGGTCTTCATTCTGGACCTGCTGGCGGGGGGGCTGGCGGCCAAGGATGGGAAACTATGCAACAATGACAAGGTGCTGGCCATCAACGGGCAAGACCTGAGACACGGCACACCAGAGAACGCAGCACAGATCATACAG GCCAGTGAGGTGCGGGTGAACTTTGTGGTGATGAGGCAGCCGGAGCCCCAGGAGGAGGGGGGCAGTGGGGGAGAGGGGCAGGGCCGAGTGGCTAGGAGGGCTCCAGAACCCCAGTACTTCAGACGCCCCTCCACCTACATGAAG GATCCACCAGGGGGCTTCTCCAGCCAGGAGAAGATGGTGAGTCTGAAGAAGGAGCCAAGACTCTCCCTGGGCATCACCATCGCTGGGGGGAGGGACTGCCGCAGCCGCCTGCCCGTCTACATCACCAGTGTCCAGCCTGTCGGCTGCCTGCACCGAGATGGCACTATCAAAAAAG GGGATGTCTTGCTGAGCATCAATGGCGTGGATCTGACCCAGCTGACTTACAATGAGGCGGTGTCGGTGCTGAAGGCCCAGACGGCTCAGGCCCAGGTGGTCCTCAGGGTCATCCAGACCATCTCAGAAGACCCAGGGGATGAGGGGGAGGCCGCCAAGGAGGCAATGGAGTCTGTGGAAAATCCAAGGGAGGATGACGCCGACTGGGCCCATTTGTGGACCCGCTGGCTGGGGCTTCCCAG TCACATGCACTGGTGCCGTGACATCGTGTTGCTGAAGACCAATCAGGAGAGCTGGGGCTTCAGCATTGTGGGCGGCTTCGAGGAGAACCACGGACAGCAGCCGTTCTTCATCAAGACCATCGTGCCTGGTACACCCGCCCACCTCGACGGACGCCTCAA GTGTGGTGATGAGATTGTGGCTGTGAACGGAGCCAC
- the LOC106604724 gene encoding ligand of Numb protein X 2 isoform X1: protein MTEPMVPSSSAGLTWAKMCKECGQQHEGGQENHLYEYQDEVDDELVCHICLQPLLHPMDTPCGHTYCFQCLSSFLKEQDFCPVDRQQLQLHHCRPSSLLVRNLLDKLTVLCPHQAECQQQMQRCELQPHLHNRCPVFRRLREEAERRKRPPWNELKGNRGEGESGADTKRTPTMTRTATRDIQPEPGLINPAFEESEDETSMRSSLVAEANVVEMIREEQELGLRIVGGKDTPLGNIVIQEIIRDSLAARDGRLAPGDHILEVNDVSLASIPHGRAISVLRRPCPLLRLIVMQEKGFNPRLPQRPGLEHHTPPSTSMAAAASPPSHSPHGTTHNQGTVIQVTLVKRDRSAPLGIKLIRKSDETGVFILDLLAGGLAAKDGKLCNNDKVLAINGQDLRHGTPENAAQIIQASEVRVNFVVMRQPEPQEEGGSGGEGQGRVARRAPEPQYFRRPSTYMKDPPGGFSSQEKMVSLKKEPRLSLGITIAGGRDCRSRLPVYITSVQPVGCLHRDGTIKKGDVLLSINGVDLTQLTYNEAVSVLKAQTAQAQVVLRVIQTISEDPGDEGEAAKEAMESVENPREDDADWAHLWTRWLGLPSHMHWCRDIVLLKTNQESWGFSIVGGFEENHGQQPFFIKTIVPGTPAHLDGRLKCGDEIVAVNGATTVGMNNSSLIPMLKLQKNKVTLTVVSWPGSLV from the exons ATGACGGAGCCTATGGTCCCCAGCAGCAGTGCTGGCCTAACATGGGCAAAGATGTGCAAGGAGTGTGGCCAGCAGCACGAGGGAGGCCAGGAGAACCACCTGTACGAGTACCAGGATGAGGTAGATGACGAGCTCGTGTGCCACATCTGTCTGCAGCCCCTGCTGCATCCCATGGACACACCGTGCGGACACACCTACTGCTTCCAGTGCCTCAGCAGCTTCCTGAAGGAGCAGGACTTCTGTCCCGTGGACCGCCAGCAGCTGCAGCTGCACCATTGCCGGCCCTCCAGCCTGCTGGTCAGGAATCTGCTGGACAAGCTGACCGTGCTCTGCCCACACCAAGCTGAGTGCCAGCAGCAGATGCAGCGCTGCGAGCTGCAGCCCCACTTGCACAACAG aTGTCCTGTTTTCAGAAGGCTGAGGGAGGAggcggagaggaggaagagaccccCCTGGAATGAGCTAAAGGGGAACAGGGGGGAGGGGGAGTCAGGTGCCGATACCAAACGTACCCCTACGATGACCCGTACCGCCACCCGGGACATCCAGCCCGAGCCTGGCCTCATCAACCCTGCCTTCGAAGAGAGCGAGGACG AGACCTCCATGCGGTCCAGCCTGGTGGCCGAGGCCAACGTGGTAGAGATGATTCGGGAGGAGCAGGAGTTGGGCCTGCGTATAGTGGGAGGAAAGGACACGCCCCTGGGGAACATAGTCATCCAGGAGATCATCCGTGACTCACTGGCGGCCCGCGACGGCAGGCTGGCCCCAGGGGACCACATTCTGGAG GTGAATGACGTCAGCCTGGCGTCTATCCCACACGGCCGGGCCATCTCCGTGCTGCGGCGGCCCTGCCCTCTGCTCAGACTCATCGTCATGCAGGAGAAGGGCTTCAACCCCCGTCTCCCGCAACGCCCTGGCCTcgagcaccacactcccccttcCACCAGCATGGCCGCCGccgcctcccctccctctcacagTCCCCACGGCACCACCCACAACCAGGGTACGGTGATCCAGGTGACGCTGGTGAAGAGGGATCGCTCGGCGCCGCTGGGCATCAAGCTGATCCGCAAGTCGGACGAGACGGGGGTCTTCATTCTGGACCTGCTGGCGGGGGGGCTGGCGGCCAAGGATGGGAAACTATGCAACAATGACAAGGTGCTGGCCATCAACGGGCAAGACCTGAGACACGGCACACCAGAGAACGCAGCACAGATCATACAG GCCAGTGAGGTGCGGGTGAACTTTGTGGTGATGAGGCAGCCGGAGCCCCAGGAGGAGGGGGGCAGTGGGGGAGAGGGGCAGGGCCGAGTGGCTAGGAGGGCTCCAGAACCCCAGTACTTCAGACGCCCCTCCACCTACATGAAG GATCCACCAGGGGGCTTCTCCAGCCAGGAGAAGATGGTGAGTCTGAAGAAGGAGCCAAGACTCTCCCTGGGCATCACCATCGCTGGGGGGAGGGACTGCCGCAGCCGCCTGCCCGTCTACATCACCAGTGTCCAGCCTGTCGGCTGCCTGCACCGAGATGGCACTATCAAAAAAG GGGATGTCTTGCTGAGCATCAATGGCGTGGATCTGACCCAGCTGACTTACAATGAGGCGGTGTCGGTGCTGAAGGCCCAGACGGCTCAGGCCCAGGTGGTCCTCAGGGTCATCCAGACCATCTCAGAAGACCCAGGGGATGAGGGGGAGGCCGCCAAGGAGGCAATGGAGTCTGTGGAAAATCCAAGGGAGGATGACGCCGACTGGGCCCATTTGTGGACCCGCTGGCTGGGGCTTCCCAG TCACATGCACTGGTGCCGTGACATCGTGTTGCTGAAGACCAATCAGGAGAGCTGGGGCTTCAGCATTGTGGGCGGCTTCGAGGAGAACCACGGACAGCAGCCGTTCTTCATCAAGACCATCGTGCCTGGTACACCCGCCCACCTCGACGGACGCCTCAA GTGTGGTGATGAGATTGTGGCTGTGAACGGAGCCAC